TGGCACGGACATTCCCCAAGCCGTCGAATCCCCCTCGGTCCATCTCCCAGCGAGTCTCTAGATTACCCACCTAACAACGCAAAGTTCCGTAATATTCATCACCTCATTCTTCAGGACTCTTGGCGTTATTCAGTTAATATATTCATGGCTGTTCCCATTTATCCGACGCGGACTTTGTTTGGGGTAGAATTAATGACATGAGGAGCGCTCCCATTATATATACTGCCTGTTCCCAGCCCAACTCACCACCAAAACACAAACCCAACCACTATATTACCAACATCACAACACCAAAATGCGGTCTTATATCCTCCCAACCCTGCTCCTCGCAGGAATAACCCACACCCAACCAACAAAACGCGCCCTCCCCCCCGCCTTCATCCTAGCCGGAGACTCGACCACCGCCTCAGGCGGCGGCTGGGGCGACGCCTTCGTATCCTCtctatcctcctcctcaacaggAACAAACTTCGGCCACAGCggcgcaacaacagcctccttCCGCTCAGGCGGGGACTGGGACTCCGTCCTCTCGGCCGTCTCCGAGAGTGCAGGCTCATACACGCCCTACGTGACCATCCAGTTCGGGCACAACGACCAGAAAACAGACGAGGGGTTAGCTGTGTTTAAGGACAACCTTGTGCAGTTTGACGCGGATGTGAGGGATGCCGGTGGGATTCCGATTTTCCTCACCTCGCTGACGAGGCGCACATTTGGGAGTGATGGGACGGTTACGGATGATTTGGCGAATGTGCGGGAGTTGacggaggaggcggcggaggagacggGGGCATTGATTGGGGATTTGAATACCAAGTCGAGGGAGTATGTCCAGGCCATTGGGCAGGAGAATGCGGATTCGTATAACTTGAGTGAGGATGATAGGACGCATTTGAATGAGGCTGGGGGTGTGGTGTTTGCGGGGATTGTGGGGATTGTgctgaaggagttggaggcgaGTTTTGATGAGTTTATTAACGTCGATGCGGAGTTGGTTGCGGCTGTTGAGGCCGGGGAGTATTATTCTCCTCAGTGAGGTATGATGGAGGTGTCAAATATGTGTTGAATGTTATTGAATTGACTGATTAACTTGCTAAAACTCTGCACACCAAGGAGAATACGGTTAATTCTCACCAATGCACAATATAAGGAAGCCCTTGTTTTCAATATTCAAGGTGTCAGTATCAAATATATAATTCATAGAACCTCTCCAGACCCCCTGTTTCGTGGCGTATAAGCCGAGCCCTGAACCTGCTTGACACCATCTGCATCCCGCAGCCAACAAACACGATCCTTGGTAAACTGCTCGACTCTCGGCTTCAACTTCGACTTATGCAGACTAAAGTCATCCACCGTACCAATGCGCAGAATGCTAGTTCCCGGATACGCCTCGCCAACGCGGTACATCAGAGACCCGCACACCGAGCAGAAATAATTCGTCATAGCCTGTCCGGATACTATAGTCTTTGCCTGGCTGAATGTTCTTAGTTTCTCACGGCCTCGGACATGCGTGAGATGAGAGTCCGCGATGATGAAGTTAGATGCGAACATTGAGGCCGTGATTTTACGGCAGTCAgtgcagtggcagaggaATGTGTCGACTAGGCCTGGGGCCTCAGTTGGCTGGATAATGGTTATTAAAGGTAGTATTAAATGGACACTGGTTTACTCACAAATGATAGCTGGACAGTACCGCAGTAGCAGGTTGCTGttgcttttccttcttcagaCCAGCCATCTTCGGCTAACCCGGCGACTGGAATGTAGGGTTTTGAGGCGTGAGATGTAGTCATTTTGACGGAGTTCGAAGCTGtgaattattttaatatcaGATTTTAATTCAAAGTGGCCGGATCCAAGAAAAGGGTTAATGAGATTAGTTGCTTAGATAGTCTCAGGCGAGGGATGCGGCTGATAAAACGTATTGAGTAGATGACAAATTCACCACGATTACTGTAGTACAAGTGAGTCACCTACTGGAACAAGTTTAGCAGATCGGACCTCGGGGTCGGATCGAGGTGCGAATCTCCGGATATCTGGGGCCGTGATTGGCTTTAAACCACAGGCGTTGTATAATGAGGTCATGATTGGGCCGATACGAGTGTACGACCGGTGGAGGGAGATAACAAGAGAGAAATGACAGGATTAAACAAATATAAATTCACCAGACGATAGCAATTTCGTACTTAACATTGACTAGGACTACGTACTCGTGCTCGCCCATATCAAACCATACACCATACTCGTAGTTGATCCCGGTATAGCTGGTCGACCAGCTAAACCATGCAAACCAGTTATACCAGATTAGACCCCAGCAGCTTTGGCAAGGAACTGCGCGGCCTCCTTCGCATTGCCACCATAGCTCAGATGAGCCATGACATTTCCGCCATCAAGGCAAACAGGGTCGCCGCTAGCACAGAAGGTCTTGAACTGCTCGATGTTGCTGGGCTTCTGCGCCTTGAAGGGGTCACCGAAGGTCACAGCACCAACGACCTGGCCAGACTCCAACTTCTTGTCCGCATTGTGCACGACCATTGCGCCCTGTGAGTAGCCGCCTAGAACGACCTTGGTGTCTGGGCACTGCTTGAGTGCCGTCTGCACGAGCTCAGCCATTTTGGGGCCACCGGAGGCGCCCATGTTTGCGTTTCCCTAGAAGAGTACTGTTAGACGTAATGTATACTTGGTAGGCCTTGAGAAAGTACGGAGGAACATACAGCGGCATCAGCAGGGTAGTCAACACCCTGAACGGCGCATCCGTTGTTGGTGAGCGAGTTCAGCTCCTCGCCGACCTTGGGGCCGACAACGCTGCCCATGTTGCCAATCTCGGTGGTGCCGCgggcgaagatgaaggtcACCTTTTTGCAGCCGTTGTTGTCGGAGACGTCGTTCGACGTGGAGGAGCCTCCTGCTACAGTTAGCATGCCGGTTGGAGCTTGTATATACAAGGTTTAATACCAAGGAGGCTACCTAGTCCACCGCTACCGGATGAGGAGTCGGaggatccagagccagacgagctggacgagtcggAAGAGTCAGAGGAGTCGGAGGAACCGGAGGAATCAGAGGAATCAGAACTGTCGGAGCCACCTCCTGCCCTTGTCAGCTATTTATTCGGACACCCGGGGGAGGCACTGTACCCATGAGCCCGCTGAGCCCGCTGAGACCGCCGAGGCCGCTGCTACCGGACGAGGAATCAGACGAGTCAGAACCGCCGCCTGCATTTGGTAAGTATTAGATTGGATGTTTGGGGGGAGGCTTTTACTAGAGGCGCCAGTGGAGCTCGGCGACGGGGCAGAGCCGGAGGATGAACCGGACGCACCACCGAAGAGGTCGCCTAGGTTGAACCCGCTATCGGAACCGCTGTCAGAACCGCTAGATGAGCCTGTCCCGGGTAGCTTTCCCAGTCCGCCGAGGCCTCCATCACGGGGAAGCTTCTTaaaggctgaagaggagccgGGGAACCAGTCAGATAGGTCGAACCCGTCATCGGAGCCGCCGGCAGTTGATGAGGGGGTAGGGctagaagaggatgacgagcCGGACGAGCCGCCGAAGAGGTCGCCTAGGTCGGAGCCGCTGCCAGGACCGTCGCCGAGGAGGCCTCCTGAGCCTGGTGCTATGAGATCGCCGAGGTTGAACTGGCGAGATTTGATGG
This is a stretch of genomic DNA from Aspergillus puulaauensis MK2 DNA, chromosome 8, nearly complete sequence. It encodes these proteins:
- a CDS encoding uncharacterized protein (CAZy:CE5;~COG:S;~EggNog:ENOG410PPRU;~InterPro:IPR043580,IPR029058,IPR000675;~PFAM:PF01083;~SECRETED:SignalP(1-15);~go_function: GO:0016787 - hydrolase activity [Evidence IEA]), whose protein sequence is MKTALILALAAGSLSAPTPTIKSRQFNLGDLIAPGSGGLLGDGPGSGSDLGDLFGGSSGSSSSSSPTPSSTAGGSDDGFDLSDWFPGSSSAFKKLPRDGGLGGLGKLPGTGSSSGSDSGSDSGFNLGDLFGGASGSSSGSAPSPSSTGASSGGSDSSDSSSGSSGLGGLSGLSGLMGGGSDSSDSSDSSGSSDSSDSSDSSSSSGSGSSDSSSGSGGLGSLLGGSSTSNDVSDNNGCKKVTFIFARGTTEIGNMGSVVGPKVGEELNSLTNNGCAVQGVDYPADAAGNANMGASGGPKMAELVQTALKQCPDTKVVLGGYSQGAMVVHNADKKLESGQVVGAVTFGDPFKAQKPSNIEQFKTFCASGDPVCLDGGNVMAHLSYGGNAKEAAQFLAKAAGV
- a CDS encoding rhamnogalacturonan acetylesterase (CAZy:CE12;~COG:E;~EggNog:ENOG410PRJI;~InterPro:IPR013830,IPR036514,IPR037459;~PFAM:PF13472;~go_function: GO:0016787 - hydrolase activity [Evidence IEA]); amino-acid sequence: MRSYILPTLLLAGITHTQPTKRALPPAFILAGDSTTASGGGWGDAFVSSLSSSSTGTNFGHSGATTASFRSGGDWDSVLSAVSESAGSYTPYVTIQFGHNDQKTDEGLAVFKDNLVQFDADVRDAGGIPIFLTSLTRRTFGSDGTVTDDLANVRELTEEAAEETGALIGDLNTKSREYVQAIGQENADSYNLSEDDRTHLNEAGGVVFAGIVGIVLKELEASFDEFINVDAELVAAVEAGEYYSPQ
- a CDS encoding GFA family protein (COG:S;~EggNog:ENOG410PNNS;~InterPro:IPR011057,IPR006913;~PFAM:PF04828;~go_function: GO:0016846 - carbon-sulfur lyase activity [Evidence IEA]), with amino-acid sequence MTTSHASKPYIPVAGLAEDGWSEEGKATATCYCGTVQLSFPTEAPGLVDTFLCHCTDCRKITASMFASNFIIADSHLTHVRGREKLRTFSQAKTIVSGQAMTNYFCSVCGSLMYRVGEAYPGTSILRIGTVDDFSLHKSKLKPRVEQFTKDRVCWLRDADGVKQVQGSAYTPRNRGSGEVL